One Procambarus clarkii isolate CNS0578487 unplaced genomic scaffold, FALCON_Pclarkii_2.0 HiC_scaffold_131, whole genome shotgun sequence DNA window includes the following coding sequences:
- the LOC138360922 gene encoding polycomb group protein Asx-like — protein sequence MQRHHQAAPASSTVSVKQHQRQAALASSSVSMKQRQHEAASVSSSVSIKQRQHQAAVSIKQNQYQAESTSINVKIKSVSIKQRQHQAASASSRVNIKQPQRQHQAASASKSISIKQRQHQAASASKHQHQAASASSSISMKQRQNKAASAPA from the exons atgcAGCGTCATCATCAAGCAGCGCCAGCATCAAGCACCGTCAGCGTTAAGCAGCATCAGCGCCAAGCAGCATTAGCATCAAGCAGCGTAAGcatgaagcagcgtcagcatgaagcagcgtcagtatcaagcagcgtcagcatcaagcagcgccagcatcaagcagc cgtcagcatcaagcagaatCAATATCAAGCAGAGTCAACATCAATCAACGTCAAAATAaaaagcgtcagcatcaagcagcgtcagcatcaagcagcatcagcatcaagcagggTCAACATAAAGCAGcctcagcgtcagcatcaagctgcGTCAGCATCAaagagcatcagcatcaagcagcgtcagcatcaagcagcgtcagcatcaaagcatcagcatcaagcagcgtcagcatcaagcagcatcagcatgaAGCAGCGTCAAAATAAAGCAGCCTCAGCGCCAGCATGA
- the LOC138360923 gene encoding streptococcal hemagglutinin-like, translating into MKLRQHEAASASSSVSIKQRQCRAASALTIISVKQPSVSSSIRNNVKIKQRSASSSVSIKQRQHQEASASSSVSVKQPQHQAASASSSVNIKQRQHQAASASSRVRTKQCQHQAASALSSISVKKASASSSESVKQRQHQAARESSSISIKQLQHQAVSASSSVSVKQHQRNAGSASRSVSIKQHQASSASSSLSIKQRQNQLSSASSYVNIKQRQHQSASASCSVSIMQSQHQRASASSSLSIKQSQHQAASASSSVSIKQRQHQEAVSITQRQHQAASASSIVSIKQPQHQARQNQLSSASSYVNIKQRQHQSASASCSVSIMQSQHQRASASSSLSIKQSQHQAASASSSVSIKQRQHQEAVSIKQRKCQAASASSSESVKQRQHQAPSASSSVSVEQHQRKAGSASRSVSIKQHQHQASSASSSLSIKQRQNQLASASSYVNIKQRQHQSASASCSVQHQAASALSRVSIKQPQLQAVLASSSLSIKQSQHQLESASSRVSVKQRQHQVASASTSASSSVSIMQRQHKAASASSRVSINQRQHQAASISISVSIKQRQHQAASALSIVSIKQTSASSSESVKQRQHQAARESSSISIKQLQHQAVSASSSVSVKQHQRNAGSASRSVSIKQHQASSASSSLSIKQRQNQLSSASSYVNIKQRQHQSASASCSVSIMQSQHQRASASSSLSIKQSQHQAASASSSVSIKQRQHQEAVSIKQRKCQAASASSSESVKQRQHQAPSASSSVSVEQHQRKAGSASRSVSIKQHQHQASSASSSLSIKQRQNQLASASSYVNIKQRQHQSASASCSVSIKQRQR; encoded by the exons ATGAAGCTGCGTCAGcatgaagcagcgtcagcatcaagcagcgtcagcatcaagcagcgtcagtgtCGAGCAGCGTCAGCTTTAACAATCATCAGCGTCAAGCAGC cgtcagtatCAAGCAGCATCAGAAACAACGTCAAAATCAAGCAGCGGTCAGCATCAagtagcgtcagcatcaagcagcgtcagcatcaagaagcatcagcatcaagcagcgtaagtgtcaagcagcctcagcatcaagcagcctcagcatcaagcagcgtcaacataaagcagcgtcagcatcaagcagcgtcagcatcaagccgcGTCAGAACCAAGCagtgtcagcatcaagcagcgtcagcgttaagCAGCATCAGCGTCAAGAAGG cgtcagcatcaagcagcgaaagtgtcaagcagcgtcagcatcaagcagcgagagagtcaagcagcatcagcatcaagcagcttcAGCATCAAGCagtgtcagcatcaagcagcgtcagcgttaagCAGCATCAGCGTAACGCAGGGTCAGCATcacgcagcgtcagcatcaagcagcatcaagcatcgtcagcatcaagcagcctcagcatcaagcaACGTCAGAATCAATTATCATCAGCATCAAGCTATGTtaacatcaagcagcgtcagcatcaatcaGCGTCAGCGTCATGCAGCGTCAGCATCATGCAGAGTCAGCATCAAAGAGCCTCTGCTTCAAGCAGTCTTAGCATCAAGCAgtctcagcatcaagcagcgtcagcatcaagtagcgtcagcatcaagcagcgtcagcatcaagaagc GGTCAGCATcacgcagcgtcagcatcaagcagcatcagcatcaagcatcgtcagcatcaagcagcctcagcatcaagcaCGTCAGAATCAATTATCATCAGCATCAAGCTATGTtaacatcaagcagcgtcagcatcaatcaGCGTCAGCGTCATGCAGCGTCAGCATCATGCAGAGTCAGCATCAAAGAGCCTCTGCTTCAAGCAGTCTTAGCATCAAGCAgtctcagcatcaagcagcgtcagcatcaagtagcgtcagcatcaagcagcgtcagcatcaagaagc cgtcagcatcaagcagcgaaagtgtcaagcagcgtcagcatcaagcagcgagagtgtcaagcagcgtcagcatcaagcaccttcagcatcaagcagcgtcagcgttgAGCAGCATCAGCGTAAAGCAGGGTCAGCATcacgcagcgtcagcatcaagcagcatcagcatcaagcatcgtcagcatcaagcagcctcagcatcaagcaACGTCAGAATCAattagcatcagcatcaagctatgttaacatcaagcagcgtcagcatcaatcaGCGTCAGCGTCATGCAGCgtccagcatcaagcagcgtcagcgttaagCAGAGTCAGCATCAAACAGCCTCAGCTTCAAGCAGTCTTAGcatcaagcagcctcagcatcaagcaGAGTCAGCATCAATTAGAGTCAGCATCAAGCAGAGTaagtgtcaagcagcgtcagcatcaagtggCCTCAGCGTCAACATCAGCATCTAGCAGCGTCAGTATCATGCAGCGTCAGcataaagcagcgtcagcatcaagcagagtCAGCATCaatcagcgtcagcatcaagcagcgtcaatatcaatcagcgtcagcatcaagcagcgtcaacatcaagcagcgtcagcattaagtatcgtcagcatcaagcaga cgtcagcatcaagcagcgaaagtgtcaagcagcgtcagcatcaagcagcgagagagtcaagcagcatcagcatcaagcagcttcAGCATCAAGCagtgtcagcatcaagcagcgtcagcgttaagCAGCATCAGCGTAACGCAGGGTCAGCATcacgcagcgtcagcatcaagcagcatcaagcatcgtcagcatcaagcagcctcagcatcaagcaACGTCAGAATCAATTATCATCAGCATCAAGCTATGTtaacatcaagcagcgtcagcatcaatcaGCGTCAGCGTCATGCAGCGTCAGCATCATGCAGAGTCAGCATCAAAGAGCCTCTGCTTCAAGCAGTCTTAGCATCAAGCAgtctcagcatcaagcagcgtcagcatcaagtagcgtcagcatcaagcagcgtcagcatcaagaagc cgtcagcatcaagcagcgaaagtgtcaagcagcgtcagcatcaagcagcgagagtgtcaagcagcgtcagcatcaagcaccttcagcatcaagcagcgtcagcgttgAGCAGCATCAGCGTAAAGCAGGGTCAGCATcacgcagcgtcagcatcaagcagcatcagcatcaagcatcgtcagcatcaagcagcctcagcatcaagcaACGTCAGAATCAattagcatcagcatcaagctatgttaacatcaagcagcgtcagcatcaatcaGCGTCAGCGTcatgcagcgtcagcatcaagcagcgtcagcgttaa
- the LOC138360924 gene encoding streptococcal hemagglutinin-like: MKHRQHQAASASASSSVSFKLHECQAASASSCVSIKQRECQAASASFNVNIKQRQHQAASALSRVSIKQRECQAASASFNVNIKQRQHQAALASSSVSIMQRQHQAASASSSVSVKIFSIKQLQHYATSASRSLIACIKQRQHQATSASCSVSIKQRQHQAASASRSCSIKQPSSIVSIKQHQNQAASASSRFSIKQLQHQEASTSSIVSMKERRHHAASASSSVNIKQRHHQAASA; encoded by the exons ATGAAGcaccgtcagcatcaagcagcgtcagcatcagcatcaagcagcgtcagcttcAAGCTGCATgagtgtcaagcagcgtcagcatcaagctgcgtcagcatcaagcagcgtgaatgtcaagcagcgtcagcatcattcAACGTaaacatcaagcagcgtcagcatcaggcAGCATCAGCATTAAGCagggtcagcatcaagcagcgtgaatgtcaagcagcgtcagcatcattcAACGTaaacatcaagcagcgtcagcatcaagcagcattagcatcaagcagcgtcagcatcatgcagcgtcagcatcaagcagcatcagcatcaagcagcgtcagcgtcAAGATCTTCAGCATCAAGCAGCTTCAGCATTATGCAACGTCAGCATCAAGAAgcctcatcgcctgcatcaagcagcgtcagcatcaagcaacaTCAGCATcatgcagcgtcagcatcaagcagcgtcagcatcaagcagcgtcagcatcacgcagctgcagcatcaagcagc CATCAAGcatcgtcagcatcaagcagcatcagaatcaagcagcgtcagcatcaagcaggttCAGCATTAAACAGCTTCAGCATCAAGAAGCGTCAACATCAAGCATCGTCAGCATGAAGGAACGTCGGCATcacgcagcgtcagcatcaagcagcgtcaacatcaagcagcgtcatcatcaagcagcgtcagcatga